Part of the Streptococcaceae bacterium ESL0687 genome is shown below.
ACATAGTGAGCTTAATAAGAAATAAAAAAAAGTTGGTTAAGCCAACTTTTTTTGTTTAGAAAATTTTCTTCTTTTTAACCTCATAAGAGAAGCCACTTCCGACAACCTCATGAACATTAATAATTGAGATAAAGGCATTAGGGTCAATTTGTGCCATTATTTTTTTAACTTCAACTATTTCCTGCGGCGAAAGAACAATGTAGAGAATTTTTTTATCAAGACCTGAGTAAACACCCTCTCCATTCAGATAGGTTGCTCCTCGCTCTATTTCCTCCATAATTCTTGGACCAGCTTCTGTAGCCTTATCAGTAATTATAATCATCCCTCTGACAGTATATCCACCACTTTGGACCAGATCCACGACATTACTGAAAACAAAACTTGCAATTAGGGTATACATCATGTGTTTGATATCAATGTATGAAAGACTGGCAAGAAGGACTAAGACGTCAATAAGAAGAAGGGCTTGACCCAACTGAATTCCTCTTTTTTCCTCAAAAACCTTAGCAACTATATCAGAACCACCTGAAGTGCCTCCAAAACGGAATATTATTCCTGTTCCAATACCTGCAAAGGTACCAGCTAGAATGGCTGCGATTAAAAAGTCACCACCTATATCAATTTGAATTGAAAGTTTCTGGAAGAGGTAGATGAAAAAGGACATACAGAAGGTCGCATAGATAGTATAGGCAAGAGAACTCTTGCCTAAATATTTATAACCGAGAAAGAAGAGGGGAATGTTTAGGAGTAGCTGAGTATAGGCTGGATTGATACCTAAAAGGGCGTGAGCAATTAGGGTAATTCCACTAACCCCACCTTCTGCTAGGTCGTTTCCCATATTAAATTCAACGAAGCCAAAAGAATAA
Proteins encoded:
- a CDS encoding YitT family protein translates to MKKRRLTFNPVNLLMIALGTAIYSFGFVEFNMGNDLAEGGVSGITLIAHALLGINPAYTQLLLNIPLFFLGYKYLGKSSLAYTIYATFCMSFFIYLFQKLSIQIDIGGDFLIAAILAGTFAGIGTGIIFRFGGTSGGSDIVAKVFEEKRGIQLGQALLLIDVLVLLASLSYIDIKHMMYTLIASFVFSNVVDLVQSGGYTVRGMIIITDKATEAGPRIMEEIERGATYLNGEGVYSGLDKKILYIVLSPQEIVEVKKIMAQIDPNAFISIINVHEVVGSGFSYEVKKKKIF